Proteins found in one Orcinus orca chromosome 11, mOrcOrc1.1, whole genome shotgun sequence genomic segment:
- the EIF3D gene encoding eukaryotic translation initiation factor 3 subunit D, which produces MAKFMTPVIQDNPSGWGPCAVPEQFRDMPYQPFSKGDRLGKVADWTGATYQDKRYTNKYSSQFGGGSQYAYFHEEDETSFQLVDTARTQKTAYQRNRMRFAQRNLRRDKDRRNMLQFNLQTLPKSAKQKERERIRLQKKFQKQFGVRQKWDQKSQKPRDSSVEVRSDWEVKEEMDFPQLMKMRYLEVSEPQDIECCGALEYYDKAFDRITTRSEKPLRSIKRIFHTVTTTDDPVIRKLAKTQGNVFATDAILATLMSCTRSVYSWDIVVQRVGSKLFFDKRDNSDFDLLTVSETANEPPQDEGNSFNSPRNLAMEATYINHNFSQQCLRMGKERYNFPNPNPFVEDDMDKNEIASVAYRYRRWKLGDDIDLIVRCEHDGVMTGANGEVSFINIKTLNEWDSRHCNGVDWRQKLDSQRGAVIATELKNNSYKLARWTCCALLAGSEYLKLGYVSRYHVKDSSRHVILGTQQFKPNEFASQINLSVENAWGILRCVIDICMKLEEGKYLILKDPNKQVIRVYSLPDGTFSSDEDDEEEEEEEEEEEEEET; this is translated from the exons ATGGCAAAGTTCATGACACCCGTGATCCAGGACAACCCCTCAGGCTGGGGTCCCTGTGCGGTTCCCGAGCAGTTTCGGGATATGCCCTACCAGCCATTCAGCAAAGGAGATCGGCTAGGAAAG GTTGCAGACTGGACGGGGGCCACGTACCAAGATAAGAGGTACACAA ATAAGTACTCCTCTCAGTTTGGAGGTGGGAGTCAGTACGCTTACTTCCATGAGGAGGATGAAACTAGTTTCCAGCTGGTGGATACCGCACGCACACAGAAGACCGCCTACCAGCGGAATCGGATGCGATTTGCACAG CGGAACCTCCGCAGAGACAAGGATCGACGGAACATGTTGCAGTTCAACCTGCAGACCTTGCCTAAGAGCGCCAAGCAGAAGGAGAG AGAACGCATACGACTGcagaaaaaattccagaaacaaTTTGGAGTGAGGCAGAAATGGGACCAGAAATCACAG AAGCCCCGAGACTCCTCGGTGGAAGTCCGCAGTGACTGGGAGGTGAAGGAAGAGATGGACTTTCCTCAGTTAATGAAGATGCGCTACTTGGAAGTGTCAGAGCCCCAGGACAT CGAGTGCTGCGGGGCCCTGGAGTACTATGATAAAGCCTTCGACCGCATCACCACGAGGAGCGAGAAGCCGCTGCGGAGCATCAAGCGCATCTTCCACACTGTCACCACCACGGACGACCCCGTCATCCGGAAG CTGGCAAAAACTCAGGGGAACGTGTTTGCCACCGATGCCATTCTGGCCACACTGATGAGCTGCACCCGCTCCGTGTATTCCTGGGACATCGTCGTCCAGAGAGTCGGGTCCAAGCTCTTCTTTGACAAGAGGGACAACTCTGACTTTG ACCTCCTGACGGTGAGTGAGACAGCCAACGAGCCCCCGCAAGATGAAGGCAACTCCTTCAACTCACCCCGCAACCTGGCCATGGAAGCGACCTACATCAACCACAACTTCTCCCAGCAGTGCTTGAGGATG GGGAAGGAAAGATACAACTTCCCCAACCCAAACCCGTTTGTGGAGGATGACATGGATAAGAATGAGATTGCCTCTGTGGCCTACCG TTACCGCAGGTGGAAGCTCGGAGACGACATTGACCTCATCGTCCGCTGTGAGCACGACGGCGTCATGACTGGCGCCAATGGGGAGGTGTCGTTCATCAACATCAAGACCCTCAACGAGTGGGACTCCAGG CACTGTAATGGCGTTGACTGGCGTCAGAAGCTGGATTCTCAGCGAGGGGCCGTCATTGCCACCGAGCTGAAGAACAACAGCTACAAGTTGGCCCGCTGGACCTGCTGTGCTTTGCTGGCCGGATCCGAGTACCTCAAGCTTGG TTACGTGTCCCGGTACCACGTGAAAGACTCCTCACGCCACGTCATCCTGGGCACCCAGCAGTTCAAGCCCAATGAGTTTGCCAGCCAGATCAACCTGAGCGTGGAGAACGCCTGGGGCATCCTGCGCTGCGTCATCGACATCTGCATGAAGCTGGAGGAGGGCAAGTACCTCATCCTCAAGGACCCCAACAAGCAGGTCATCCGCGTCTATAGCCTGCCCGACGGCACCTTCAGCTCGGATGAGGacgacgaggaggaggaggaggaagaggaggaagaagaag AGGAAGAAACCTAA